A window of the Arachis duranensis cultivar V14167 chromosome 5, aradu.V14167.gnm2.J7QH, whole genome shotgun sequence genome harbors these coding sequences:
- the LOC107491197 gene encoding uncharacterized protein LOC107491197 yields the protein MAIGHPRSRRLEDKNSDGHRHSIFMLSCLLPSAADTSFKNGMFECAFAHQAWASIEDYFSKISGIKEQQQNSKRSKSKVLWSWRKSIEDARSTNNNAKSPKKGICLIVLLLQDQLIIMLNLRVLLISFIYILRCFLLLLILMLSPRLAIESRTQNNQKARFLIQPHVFLLLGMVL from the exons ATGGCCATAGGCCACCCCCGGAGCAGAAGGTTAGAAGACAAAAACAGTGACGGCCACCGTCACTCCATATTTATGTTAAGTTGTCTTCTTCCATCTGCGGCTGATACAAGCTTCAAGAATGGAATGTTTGAATGTGCTTTTGCACATCAGGCTTGGGCCTCAATTGAAGACTATTTTTCAAAGATCTCTGGGATTAAAGAACAGCAACAGAACTCAAAACGATCAAAAAGCAAG GTTTTGTGGTCTTGGAGAAAATCTATAGAAGATGCAAGATCAACCAATAATAATGCTAAATCTCCTAAGAAGGGCATTTGTTTAATCGTGTTGCTGTTACAAGATCAACTAATAATAATGCTAAATCTCAGAGTTCTTTTAATAAGCTTCATATATATCCTAAGGTGTTTTCTGCTGCTATTGATTCTTATGCTTTCTCCAAGATTAGCAATTGAAAGCAGAACTCAAAACAATCAAAAAGCAAG GTTTTTGATACAACCACATGTATTTCTCTTGTTGGGAATGGTGCTCTGA
- the LOC107491182 gene encoding uncharacterized protein LOC107491182 — MDEINRWADIDEDLSKEISKRFHAYHDYIQLRLVCKQWRLKLPKIPDGNKIPWLLLPDETVKNHWYEDEEIYHLMQLAAADDETLDTCALEEKHIYHVMLPEMQSYTKFIRGSAHGWLIVQSISDGTMQMLNPFTNRSLDLPPVSTLPTIIDYQPDNHGNEYTLWDFRDIRSTLDRDSVHRFQVEKVIINSSPEHDLENFMAVMIFGPNQRLAFYKPGNMRWEEFPTRDKRFHDVIFFQEKIYAINNVGQLYEFDTKTRAGLKGGIHETRPPPEIPRGPQKLKYLIGCANGSLLMLVRHVGPPLGRKSKEYETSKFDIYELKRNRKEWSTLDNLGNYILVIGFNSSVQIPAPFLSKGNQIWFTDNQIELKSSFYDPVAQDIGIFDLDHGSFQRVLLEVKFFCSPVWLLSS, encoded by the coding sequence ATGGACGAGATTAATCGATGGGCAGACATTGATGAAGATTTATCGAAAGAAATTTCAAAACGGTTCCATGCCTACCATGATTACATCCAACTTCGATTGGTTTGCAAACAGTGGAGATTGAAACTTCCAAAGATTCCCGATGGAAACAAAATTCCATGGTTATTGTTACCTGACGAAACTGTCAAGAATCATTGGTACGAAGACGAGGAGATTTATCATCTCATGCAATTAGCTGCTGCAGATGATGAAACTCTTGATACTTGCGCCCTTGAAGAGAAACATATTTACCATGTCATGCTGCCAGAGATGCAGTCGTACACTAAGTTCATCCGCGGTTCTGCTCATGGATGGTTGATTGTTCAATCCATATCTGATGGCACTATGCAAATGTTAAATCCATTTACAAATCGTAGTTTGGATCTTCCTCCAGTCTCAACTTTACCCACTATAATTGATTACCAACCTGACAATCATGGGAATGAATACACACTGTGGGATTTTCGTGACATTAGGAGCACCCTGGATAGAGATAGCGTGCATAGATTCCAAGTtgaaaaggttattataaacTCATCTCCTGAGCATGACCTTGAAAATTTTATGGCGGTGATGATATTCGGACCTAACCAGAGACTGGCCTTTTACAAGCCTGGCAATATGAGATGGGAAGAATTTCCAACCAGGGATAAGAGGTTTCATGACGTAATATTTTTCCAAGAAAAGATATATGCCATAAACAATGTCGGACAGCTGTATGAATTTGATACAAAGACAAGAGCAGGACTTAAGGGAGGGATCCATGAAACCAGACCTCCACCTGAAATTCCCCGAGGCCCTCAAAAGCTTAAATATCTTATTGGGTGCGCCAATGGAAGCTTATTGATGTTGGTAAGACATGTTGGCCCTCCCTTGGGGAGAAAAAGCAAGGAATATGAAACTTCCAAATTCGATATCTATGAGttaaaaagaaacagaaaagaatgGTCAACATTAGATAATTTAGGTAATTATATACTAGTCATTGGATTTAATTCTTCTGTTCAAATTCCTGCGCCTTTTCTAAGCAAAGGAAATCAGATTTGGTTTACAGATAACCAAATAGAGTTGAAATCATCATTTTACGATCCCGTTGCTCAAGATATCGGCATCTTCGACTTGGACCATGGAAGTTTTCAGAGAGTATTGTTAGAAGTGAAGTTCTTTTGTTCTCCTGTTTGGTTGTTATCTAGCTAG